GACCAGTCCCATCGGCACCATCGCCATGGGCAGGCGGGCAATGAAGCCGGCCATGGCGAACGCGATCGTGCCGGGCGCCCGGAAAATGTCGCGATAGGGGGAAAACAAGACAATCTCCTGGATTCTAAGGAGCCCGTCATTTACATACGTGGCGTATGTGACTCCATATAGAAATATACCGATCGTATGTCAATTAACATACGAGATGTATGTGAATGAAGAAGCGCATGGCTCATAAACCCCGGGCGGAGATGATCGCTGAGACGCGGGCGAAGCTGGTGACGGCGGCTCGCAAGGCCTTCGGCACAGTCGGCTATGCGGAAGCTTCCATGGACGATTTCACCGCCGCCGCCGGCCTGACCCGCGGCGCGCTCTATCATCATTTCGGCGACAAGAAGGGACTGCTCAAGGCGGTGATCGCCGAGATCGACGGCGAGATGTGGGCGCGCATGAGCGCCGCCACGCGCAAGGCGCCCTCGCGCTGGCAGGGCTTCGTTGATGAATGCGTGACCTATGTCGAAATGGCGCTCGATCCCGAGATCCAGCGCATCATCCTGCGTGACGGCCCGGCCGTTCTGGGTGATCCATCGCAATGGCCGACCCAGAATGCCTGCATCCGCAATATGACCGCGACGCTCGAGAAGCTGGTCGAGGAGGGGACGGTCCGGGTACTCGATCCACAGGCGACAGCGCATCTTCTCAACGGCACGATGCTCTACGCATCGCTCTCGATCGCCAATGCCGAGGATCAGCAGCGGGCATCGCGAGAGGCGGTGCGCGCTATGACGCTTTTGCTCGACGGTCTCCTTGCAGAACCCAAGGCCTCCTGATGTGCAATCTCTACAAGCTCACCGCCAAGCCCGATCACTTGCGCGAGCTCCTGCGCTATATCGAGGAGCATGATTTTCCGCCACGCGCCTATGTGTCACCCGGTAGCCCCATTGCCATCATCCGAGCGGAGAGAGACAGCGTCCGCCATCCGGCTCTGGTGCGCTGGGGTTTCGTGCCGTCCTGGGCGAAGGAAGTGGCGCCCGGCAAGCCGCTCACCAATGCGCGCGGCGAGACGATCCTCGAGAAGGCATCGTTCAAGCACGCGATACGTCGTCGGCGCTGCCTAATTCCGGCGGATGGCTTCTATGAATGGTCGAGACCGGAAGGGCGCAAGCAGGCTTATCACATCGCGCGCCGCGACGGCGGCCCCTTCGCCTTTGCGGGGATCTGGGAGCACTGGCAGGGCGCCGACGGCAGCGAGCTCGAAACGGCGGCCATCGTCACGATGGAAGCCTTGCCGCCGATCGCCCAGCTGCATCACCGCATGCCGGTGATCGTAATGCCGGATCTTCACGAAGCCTGGCTCGCCAATGACAGGCTTGAGGCGGAGAAAGCCCTGGCACTGGTGAAGGCTAACCCTGACACCACGCTCAGCTTCGAGCCAGTGACGCTCGAACGCCGGGCGCCGGCGCCGAAACCTCCGCCGCCGGAGCCGGATCAGATGACGCTGTTTTGATTCTATGCCGGCTCGACCTCAAGGCCCGCGTCGGCGGCATCCTTGAAGCCGCCGAGATTATGGACATTCATGTAGCCCATGTCCTTCAGCACCTTGCCAGCGAGCGCCGAGCGCCCGCCCGAGGCGCAATAGAGGATGACCGGGCGATCCTTGCTGAACTGCGGGTCGTGATAGGGCGTCTCGGCATCGGCGCGGAACTCGATCATGCCGCGCGAGACATGTACCGCACCCTTGAGCTTGCCGCTCTTGGCGACTTCGGTGCCGTCGCGGACATCGACGAGGAGAGCGCCCTTGGCCACGAGCTTGCGGGCTTCCTCGGCGCTGATCTTCGGGACGGCGTCATTTGCGGCAGCCATGAGCTGCTTTACGGAAACGGACATCACTCTCTCTCCTGATCTGGCGGCGCGTCCTCTGTTCGAGGCGCATAGTGACAAAGTTCCGGTCTATCGTCACCACCTTTCAGGTGAGTTGCGCGATGACGGCCGCCGTGCATTCGCAATAAGCCGGTGGGTTGTTCGCTTCGGTCCTACTGCGCGCCAGTCTGGCCGCGATGCCTGAGGAAATGGTCGGCGAGCACAATGGCGAGCATCGCTTCGCCCACCGGCACCGCGCGGATGCCGACGCAAGGGTCATGACGTCCGGTGGTCACGATATCGGTGTTCTCGCCCGTTGCCGTCACCGTCTTGCGCGGCGACAGGATCGACGAGGTCGGCTTCACCGCGAAGCGCACCACGATCTCCTGGCCGGTCGAAATGCCGCCCAATACGCCGCCCGCGTGATTGGTGCTGAATTCGGGCTTGCCGTGGCGCATCCGCATCTCATCGGCATTCTCCTCGCCGGAAAGCAGAGCGGAGCCGAAGCCGGCCCCGATCTCGACGCCCTTGACCGCATTGATGCTCATCATTGCCGAGGCGATATCCTGGTCGAGCTTGCCATAGATCGGGGCACCCCAGCCGGGCGGAACGCCAGTCGCCACCACTTCGATGATAGCGCCGACGGAGGAGCCTCCTTTGCGCACTTTGTCGAGATAGTCCGCCCAGGGTTGGACGACTGACGCGTCGGGCGTGAAGAAGGGATTGTGGTCGACCTCGTCCCAGTTCCAGTGCGTACGGTCGATCTTATGCGGACCGATCTGGATGAGGGCACCGCGCACGCTCACTTGCGGAATGATCTTGCGGGCGATGGCGCCGGCCGCAACTCGGGCGGCCGTCTCGCGCGCCGAGGAGCGCCCGCCGCCGCGATAATCGCGCACGCCATATTTCGTGAGATAGGTGAAGTCGGCGTGGCCGGGACGAAACTTGTCGCGGATCGCCGAATAGTCCTTGGAGCGCTGATCGACATTCTCGATGACAAGGGCGACCGGAGCGCCTGTTGTCACCTGGCCACCGCTGCGTTCGTCCTCGAAGACGCCGGAAAGAATTTTCACTTCGTCGGGCTCACGCCGCTGTGTCGTGAAACGCGATTGGCCAGGCTTGCGCTTGTCGAGATAGGTCTGGATCTCGGCGGCGGTAAGGGGAATGCCGGGCGGACAGCCATCGACCACGCAACCGAGCGCCGGCCCATGGCTTTCACCAAAAGTGGTCATCCGAAACATATGGCCGAAGGTATTATATGACATGAGCCACCTGATTAAGGCGCAACGGCGGTGGCGTCAAATGCCGCCGCCCGCGGGATTGTTTACCAAATGGGCTGCGCTGTCGAACCAGTCGATGCGTCCATCCTGCAGGCGGCAGAAATGGCCCTGCGGGATAGGCATCTTGACCATGTCGGCAGGCTTCAGGCTCGAAACGAGACCGATCAGGCAGCGGCCGATGGCGCCATGGGCGACGATGACGGTCGGCCCGTCGAGACGGCCGATCCATTGCCTGACGCGCTCGAGTCCTTCCTCATAGCTCTCGCCTTCGGGCGGGCGCCAGCGGAAGCGCTCGGTCAGGTCCTTCGGATAATGCTGACTGGTCTTGAGGTCCTTGAAGTAATGACCTTCCCAGATGCCGAAGGCGAGCTCGAGCATGGCAGGCTCGATTTCGATCTTTGATTCCGGCAGGTCGAATTCGCGCGACAGATGGCCCATGGTCTGGCGCGTGCGCGTCAGCGGACTGGCGACGAAGAGATCCACCTTCGTCTTGCCGAGAAAGCTCTTGAGGCCGCGCGATATGGCGACCGCCTGCTGATGGCCCGTATCGTTGAGCGGAATATCGATCTGACCTTGAATACGGCCTTCGAGATTCCAGTCGGTTTCGCCGTGACGGATGAAATAGATCGGCGGATTGGGCTCAATCACCGTTTTGCGCGACCGTGATGTCGGGGGCTTCGGGATTCTTCATGCCGACGATGTGGTATCCGGCATCGACATGCATGATTTCGCCGGTTACGCCGCGCCCGAGTTCCGACAGGAGATAGAGGCCCGAATCGCCGACCTCGTCGATGGTCACCGTGCGGCGCAGCGGCGAGTTATATTCGTTCCACTTCAGGATATAGCGGAAATCGCCGATGCCGGAGGCGGCAAGCGTCTTGATGGGCCCGGCCGAGAT
This genomic stretch from Nordella sp. HKS 07 harbors:
- a CDS encoding rhodanese-like domain-containing protein; translated protein: MSVSVKQLMAAANDAVPKISAEEARKLVAKGALLVDVRDGTEVAKSGKLKGAVHVSRGMIEFRADAETPYHDPQFSKDRPVILYCASGGRSALAGKVLKDMGYMNVHNLGGFKDAADAGLEVEPA
- a CDS encoding histidine phosphatase family protein, with amino-acid sequence MIEPNPPIYFIRHGETDWNLEGRIQGQIDIPLNDTGHQQAVAISRGLKSFLGKTKVDLFVASPLTRTRQTMGHLSREFDLPESKIEIEPAMLELAFGIWEGHYFKDLKTSQHYPKDLTERFRWRPPEGESYEEGLERVRQWIGRLDGPTVIVAHGAIGRCLIGLVSSLKPADMVKMPIPQGHFCRLQDGRIDWFDSAAHLVNNPAGGGI
- the aroC gene encoding chorismate synthase codes for the protein MSYNTFGHMFRMTTFGESHGPALGCVVDGCPPGIPLTAAEIQTYLDKRKPGQSRFTTQRREPDEVKILSGVFEDERSGGQVTTGAPVALVIENVDQRSKDYSAIRDKFRPGHADFTYLTKYGVRDYRGGGRSSARETAARVAAGAIARKIIPQVSVRGALIQIGPHKIDRTHWNWDEVDHNPFFTPDASVVQPWADYLDKVRKGGSSVGAIIEVVATGVPPGWGAPIYGKLDQDIASAMMSINAVKGVEIGAGFGSALLSGEENADEMRMRHGKPEFSTNHAGGVLGGISTGQEIVVRFAVKPTSSILSPRKTVTATGENTDIVTTGRHDPCVGIRAVPVGEAMLAIVLADHFLRHRGQTGAQ
- a CDS encoding TetR/AcrR family transcriptional regulator: MAHKPRAEMIAETRAKLVTAARKAFGTVGYAEASMDDFTAAAGLTRGALYHHFGDKKGLLKAVIAEIDGEMWARMSAATRKAPSRWQGFVDECVTYVEMALDPEIQRIILRDGPAVLGDPSQWPTQNACIRNMTATLEKLVEEGTVRVLDPQATAHLLNGTMLYASLSIANAEDQQRASREAVRAMTLLLDGLLAEPKAS
- a CDS encoding SOS response-associated peptidase, with the protein product MCNLYKLTAKPDHLRELLRYIEEHDFPPRAYVSPGSPIAIIRAERDSVRHPALVRWGFVPSWAKEVAPGKPLTNARGETILEKASFKHAIRRRRCLIPADGFYEWSRPEGRKQAYHIARRDGGPFAFAGIWEHWQGADGSELETAAIVTMEALPPIAQLHHRMPVIVMPDLHEAWLANDRLEAEKALALVKANPDTTLSFEPVTLERRAPAPKPPPPEPDQMTLF